One region of Oxalobacteraceae bacterium OTU3CAMAD1 genomic DNA includes:
- a CDS encoding penicillin-insensitive murein endopeptidase — MNRILWAPFFALPLVTASASTCYGTPAQGRLQGGVQLPAHGQNYVPYSAMGVTLGRTYVHQTVRDIVVDAYAATRISAPDKRFMYGETGLATGGLFKPHRTHQSGVSVDFMVPVIDRAHKSVLMPATMENKFGYELEFDERGSLDNLQIDFEAMAEHLYQLAEAAKKHQVKIKTVIFQKELMELLFQTKRGNVLRNTVPFMKTTPWIKHDEHYHVEFSLQCRPLREYERAAK, encoded by the coding sequence ATGAATAGAATCTTGTGGGCACCTTTCTTTGCGCTTCCCTTGGTAACGGCCAGCGCCAGCACGTGCTATGGCACGCCGGCTCAAGGACGCCTGCAAGGCGGCGTGCAACTTCCAGCCCACGGACAAAATTATGTCCCATACAGCGCTATGGGGGTCACGCTCGGCCGCACTTATGTGCATCAAACAGTCCGAGACATCGTTGTCGATGCCTATGCGGCGACTCGCATCAGCGCGCCCGACAAGCGCTTTATGTATGGCGAAACCGGCTTGGCGACTGGCGGGCTATTCAAGCCCCACCGGACTCACCAATCCGGTGTTTCGGTCGACTTCATGGTGCCCGTCATCGACCGCGCACACAAATCCGTGCTGATGCCGGCGACGATGGAAAACAAATTCGGCTACGAATTGGAATTTGATGAGCGCGGCTCGCTGGACAATCTGCAAATCGACTTCGAAGCCATGGCGGAGCACCTCTACCAACTTGCCGAAGCGGCAAAGAAGCATCAGGTAAAAATTAAGACCGTGATCTTCCAGAAGGAACTCATGGAATTACTGTTCCAGACAAAGCGCGGCAATGTACTTCGGAACACGGTTCCCTTTATGAAAACGACGCCGTGGATCAAACACGACGAACATTATCATGTGGAATTTTCCCTTCAGTGCCGCCCTCTCCGTGAATACGAGAGAGCAGCGAAATAA
- a CDS encoding zinc-dependent alcohol dehydrogenase family protein produces the protein MKAMTLTSFGGPDSFELSEVPKPIPQAGQVLVRVHATSINPLDFQVRRGDYPDLVPLPAITGHDVSGVVEAVGPGVTSFAPGDEVWYTPQIFDGPGSYAEYHVAAEGIIGKKPASLSHLEAASLTLVGGTAWEALVVRAGLRVGESILIHGGAGGVGHVAIQLAKAIGAKVFTTVREANFEFARSLGADVPIDYEKEDYVDAVMRETVGRGVDVVFDTIGGDTLARSADVLAQLGRVVSIVDIAKPQNLIQAWGKNASYHFVFTRQNRGKLDELSALIERGQLRPHVGAVYSLADIPLAHARLESANNGLRGKIVIDVKGAS, from the coding sequence ATGAAAGCGATGACACTTACATCATTTGGCGGTCCCGATTCCTTCGAACTTAGCGAAGTGCCCAAGCCAATCCCGCAAGCTGGACAGGTCCTGGTCCGGGTACACGCCACTTCCATCAATCCACTGGACTTCCAGGTCCGGCGCGGCGACTATCCCGACCTGGTGCCACTGCCGGCCATTACCGGACACGATGTCTCGGGCGTTGTCGAGGCGGTCGGGCCGGGCGTGACGTCCTTCGCGCCAGGGGACGAAGTCTGGTACACACCGCAAATATTCGATGGTCCGGGCAGCTATGCCGAGTACCACGTCGCTGCGGAAGGCATCATCGGCAAGAAGCCCGCCTCGCTGAGTCATCTCGAGGCGGCAAGCCTGACCTTGGTTGGTGGCACCGCGTGGGAAGCACTCGTCGTGCGCGCGGGTCTCAGGGTCGGGGAAAGCATCCTTATCCACGGCGGCGCGGGCGGCGTCGGCCATGTGGCGATCCAACTGGCGAAAGCAATCGGTGCGAAGGTATTCACCACCGTGCGCGAGGCAAACTTTGAGTTCGCCCGCAGCCTGGGTGCCGATGTGCCCATCGACTACGAAAAAGAAGACTATGTCGACGCCGTCATGCGTGAAACCGTGGGACGCGGAGTCGATGTCGTGTTCGACACCATCGGTGGCGACACCCTTGCGCGCAGCGCAGACGTGCTCGCCCAACTTGGCCGCGTGGTCAGCATCGTGGACATTGCAAAGCCACAGAACCTGATTCAGGCTTGGGGCAAGAACGCGAGTTATCACTTTGTTTTCACAAGACAGAACCGTGGCAAGCTCGATGAGTTGAGTGCATTGATCGAGCGCGGACAGCTGCGGCCACACGTCGGCGCCGTCTATTCGCTGGCCGATATCCCGCTGGCCCATGCGCGGCTGGAGAGTGCCAACAACGGTCTCCGTGGGAAAATCGTGATCGACGTCAAAGGTGCGTCATGA
- a CDS encoding antibiotic biosynthesis monooxygenase, with protein MIYEIALLPVRHEDVDIFKRAFAEVAPLLMRAKGYGGHLLAQGIETPHRFNLIVRWQSLEDHTPGFEASEDHRVFMTGIQEYLSEEPTVYHIEGAVF; from the coding sequence ATGATTTACGAGATCGCCCTGCTCCCGGTTCGCCATGAAGACGTCGACATCTTCAAGCGTGCATTTGCAGAGGTCGCTCCTTTGCTCATGCGCGCCAAGGGTTACGGCGGTCACCTGCTCGCGCAAGGAATTGAAACACCGCATCGTTTCAATCTGATCGTGCGATGGCAGTCGCTTGAAGATCACACGCCGGGCTTCGAAGCGAGTGAAGACCATCGGGTGTTCATGACGGGCATACAGGAATATTTATCGGAAGAACCGACGGTTTATCACATCGAGGGAGCGGTTTTTTAG
- a CDS encoding helix-turn-helix domain-containing protein, translated as MDLLEIFKALSNRTRLDILKGLKDPANSFPPQDEGDVHTLGVCVSSIQEGVGLSQSTVSNYLATLQRAGLVEVTRVGQWTYYKRNEAAIKALADVMGTEL; from the coding sequence ATGGACCTTCTCGAAATCTTCAAAGCCCTTTCAAACCGAACCCGCCTTGACATTTTGAAGGGGCTGAAGGATCCGGCGAACAGCTTCCCTCCCCAGGATGAAGGCGACGTTCACACCTTAGGCGTCTGTGTCAGCAGTATTCAGGAAGGCGTTGGGTTGTCGCAGTCCACCGTGTCCAATTATCTTGCCACGCTACAGCGTGCGGGATTGGTCGAGGTGACCCGCGTCGGCCAGTGGACGTACTACAAGCGCAACGAAGCGGCCATCAAGGCGCTTGCTGACGTCATGGGGACAGAACTGTAA